One window of bacterium genomic DNA carries:
- a CDS encoding SRPBCC family protein — MAPDAPDSLTRSIRIAARPETIYAFFTDPAKMVKWHGIEADLDPRPGGVYYVNVTGGHRSRGRYVELVPYRRIVFTWGWEQEPDVVPPGSTTVEITLTPDGDETIVRLTHRGLRADRRDSHGEGWTHYLDRLALAAAGKEPGPDPWVAPEAAGR; from the coding sequence GTGGCGCCCGACGCCCCCGATAGCCTCACCCGCTCGATCAGAATCGCCGCCCGTCCGGAGACGATCTACGCGTTCTTCACCGACCCGGCCAAGATGGTCAAGTGGCACGGCATTGAGGCGGACCTGGATCCTCGCCCCGGCGGTGTGTACTATGTCAACGTCACCGGAGGCCACCGATCGCGCGGCCGGTACGTGGAGCTCGTGCCCTACCGCCGGATCGTCTTCACGTGGGGATGGGAGCAAGAACCGGACGTCGTGCCTCCGGGATCGACGACCGTTGAGATCACGCTGACGCCGGACGGCGACGAAACGATCGTCCGCTTGACACACCGGGGACTGCGCGCCGATCGTCGCGACAGTCACGGCGAGGGATGGACACACTATCTTGACCGGCTGGCGCTCGCCGCAGCGGGGAAGGAACCCGGGCCGGATCCGTGGGTCGCTCCCGAGGCTGCCGGACGCTAG
- the mfd gene encoding transcription-repair coupling factor, with amino-acid sequence MSLSGVLPLLQRRREFLFVSEEIEGRRRPWVTGPAGSAKACLIAACVAQAGVRVPAWIVLTPSRDQAEKLADDLSAFLPAGTHEVHALAAWEALGPEDPPSVDAEGARQRLLDAVRAGTPVVVVAPPAGFLSSLPDAASAAAARVVLRAGERARLEDVVARLAAGGYERTDLVHARGEMAVRGGLIDVFPSTEDRPLRIEWTGDEVESVRTFDPDTQRTLAVIGETTVLAARLSPSDRLLLPEALPDPVCVLDEPAELERQARALYEHAAAAYQRAVETERIPADVAVPLARWEQIAGALETRRTVALSTLHRPPGGDAVEVGFGAVESFAGQMDALVQHARQWIAEHRRIVVASRQGHRIAELLAEHAIPAALTDAVDALPDPGRALVVPHPLTEGFALDDLTLVTDSEILGWHRRPKKLRWLRDGSRLGSWTELTPGDLVVHVHHGIGLYRGLERLAFGDGERDYLHLEYAQGDALYVPTDQIALVQRYVGVDGQPPQINRLGGTEWEREKRRVRERTREMARELLQLYAARERAQGHAFPPDTPWQREMEDAFAYEETPDQLKAIEDVKRDMEAARPMDRLVCGDVGYGKTEVALRAAFKAVMDGRQVAVLVPTTLLAQQHYTVFRERFAAFPVHVDMLSRFRTPKEQKAIVDAAQAGTVDVLIGTHQLLNKAITFRGLGLVIIDEEQRFGVAHKERLKQLRTHVDVLTLTATPIPRTLHMSLAGLRDLSVMETPPDVRQPIRTFIREDDPALIQEAINRELERGGQVYVVHNRVDTIERAARRIREAAPGARVAVAHGQMPEARLEQVMLDFLGGRYDILVCTTIVEIGLDIPRVNTIIIEHAHRLGLAQLYQLRGRVGRADRQAYAYLLYPRHARLTHEAEQRLVAMREFVELGSGLRLAMRDLEIRGAGNLLGAEQHGHLAAVGFDLYMRLLEEAVREVRGERVAEAPETTVDLDVEAYLPEDYIAAPNQRMAAYRRLADARSLDDVGAALDELRDRYGPLPEPVKTLGGVIRLRVAARGLGIAAISRDRDGVLLRPADADAFGARVRPLLSRLPDARWTADGIRLRANGAGFAETAEMIGQFLAKIAGAARPGQREGALR; translated from the coding sequence ATGTCGCTGTCCGGCGTGCTCCCGCTTCTGCAGCGCAGACGGGAGTTTCTGTTCGTTTCCGAGGAAATCGAGGGCCGCCGACGCCCGTGGGTAACCGGGCCGGCCGGCTCTGCCAAAGCCTGCCTGATCGCCGCGTGCGTGGCGCAAGCCGGCGTCCGGGTACCGGCGTGGATCGTCCTCACACCGAGCCGCGACCAGGCGGAGAAGCTCGCCGACGACCTGTCGGCGTTTCTCCCGGCGGGTACCCACGAGGTCCATGCCCTCGCCGCCTGGGAGGCGCTGGGGCCGGAGGATCCACCATCCGTGGACGCCGAGGGTGCACGCCAGCGCCTGCTCGACGCGGTTCGAGCCGGAACGCCGGTCGTCGTCGTCGCTCCGCCCGCGGGCTTCCTCTCGTCGCTGCCGGACGCCGCGAGCGCGGCGGCCGCGCGCGTGGTGCTGCGCGCCGGCGAGCGCGCGCGGCTGGAGGACGTGGTCGCACGACTGGCGGCAGGCGGGTACGAGCGAACCGACCTCGTGCACGCCCGCGGCGAGATGGCCGTGCGCGGCGGCCTGATCGACGTGTTTCCCTCCACCGAGGACCGGCCGCTCCGCATCGAGTGGACCGGCGACGAGGTCGAGTCGGTCCGGACGTTCGATCCGGACACCCAGCGCACCCTGGCCGTGATCGGCGAGACGACCGTGCTGGCGGCCCGGCTCTCCCCCTCCGATCGTCTGCTGCTCCCCGAGGCCCTGCCGGACCCGGTGTGCGTGCTGGATGAACCCGCCGAGCTGGAACGGCAGGCCCGGGCCCTGTACGAGCATGCGGCCGCCGCCTACCAGCGCGCCGTGGAGACCGAGCGGATCCCCGCAGACGTTGCCGTACCTCTGGCCCGGTGGGAGCAGATCGCCGGGGCGCTGGAGACCCGGCGGACCGTGGCGCTCTCGACGCTTCACCGACCGCCTGGGGGCGACGCCGTCGAGGTGGGATTTGGAGCGGTCGAGTCGTTCGCCGGTCAGATGGACGCGCTCGTTCAGCACGCGCGCCAGTGGATCGCCGAACACAGGCGGATCGTCGTGGCCAGCCGGCAGGGCCACCGGATCGCGGAGTTGCTCGCGGAACACGCGATCCCCGCCGCGCTCACGGACGCCGTGGACGCGTTGCCCGACCCCGGACGCGCGCTGGTCGTACCGCACCCGCTGACCGAGGGGTTCGCGCTCGACGACCTGACCCTGGTCACGGACAGCGAGATCCTCGGCTGGCACCGGCGGCCGAAAAAGCTCCGGTGGCTCCGCGACGGCTCGCGCCTCGGGAGCTGGACCGAGCTGACGCCGGGCGATCTGGTGGTGCACGTGCACCACGGGATCGGTCTCTACCGCGGGCTGGAGCGCCTCGCCTTCGGTGACGGCGAGCGCGACTACCTGCACCTGGAGTACGCGCAGGGCGACGCGCTGTACGTCCCGACCGACCAGATCGCGCTCGTACAGCGGTACGTGGGCGTGGACGGCCAGCCGCCGCAGATCAACCGGCTGGGCGGCACCGAGTGGGAACGCGAGAAACGTCGCGTGCGCGAGCGCACGCGCGAGATGGCCCGCGAGCTGCTCCAGCTGTACGCCGCGCGGGAACGCGCCCAAGGGCACGCGTTTCCGCCGGACACGCCGTGGCAGCGCGAGATGGAGGACGCCTTCGCGTACGAGGAGACGCCCGACCAGCTCAAGGCGATCGAAGACGTGAAACGAGACATGGAGGCGGCGCGGCCGATGGATCGCCTCGTCTGCGGCGACGTCGGCTACGGCAAGACCGAGGTCGCGCTGCGCGCGGCGTTCAAGGCGGTGATGGACGGCCGGCAGGTCGCCGTCCTTGTGCCGACGACGCTGCTCGCGCAGCAGCACTACACCGTGTTCCGCGAGCGCTTCGCGGCGTTCCCGGTGCACGTCGACATGCTGAGCCGGTTCCGGACCCCCAAGGAGCAGAAGGCGATCGTCGACGCCGCGCAAGCCGGCACCGTGGACGTGCTGATCGGCACCCATCAGCTCCTGAACAAGGCGATCACCTTCCGCGGGCTCGGCCTCGTGATCATCGACGAGGAGCAACGGTTCGGCGTTGCCCACAAGGAGCGGTTGAAGCAGCTGCGGACCCACGTCGACGTGCTGACGCTCACGGCGACACCGATTCCACGCACCCTCCACATGTCGCTCGCCGGGCTGCGCGACCTGTCCGTGATGGAGACCCCGCCGGACGTCCGCCAGCCGATCCGCACGTTCATTCGGGAAGACGACCCCGCGCTGATCCAGGAGGCGATCAACCGGGAACTCGAGCGCGGCGGCCAAGTCTACGTGGTGCACAACCGCGTGGACACGATCGAACGCGCCGCCCGCCGCATCCGCGAGGCGGCCCCGGGGGCGCGCGTCGCCGTGGCGCACGGCCAGATGCCCGAGGCGCGACTCGAGCAGGTCATGCTGGACTTCCTCGGCGGGCGCTACGACATTCTCGTCTGCACGACGATCGTCGAGATCGGCCTCGACATCCCGCGCGTGAACACGATCATCATCGAGCACGCGCACCGCCTCGGCCTCGCCCAACTCTATCAGCTGCGCGGCCGCGTCGGGCGCGCCGACCGACAGGCGTATGCCTACCTGCTGTACCCGCGGCACGCGCGGCTCACCCACGAGGCGGAACAGCGCCTCGTCGCGATGCGGGAGTTCGTCGAGCTCGGCTCCGGGTTGCGCCTCGCGATGCGGGATCTCGAGATTCGCGGCGCGGGCAATCTGCTCGGCGCGGAACAGCACGGCCACCTCGCCGCGGTCGGGTTCGACCTGTACATGCGGCTGCTGGAGGAAGCGGTCCGGGAGGTCCGCGGCGAACGAGTGGCCGAAGCCCCCGAGACCACGGTGGACCTGGACGTGGAAGCCTATCTCCCCGAGGACTACATCGCGGCCCCGAATCAGCGGATGGCGGCGTACCGCCGGCTGGCGGATGCCCGGAGCCTCGACGACGTCGGCGCCGCGCTCGACGAGCTCCGCGACCGCTACGGGCCGCTGCCGGAACCGGTGAAGACGCTCGGCGGGGTGATTCGGCTCCGCGTCGCCGCCCGCGGCCTGGGGATCGCGGCGATCTCGCGCGATCGGGACGGCGTGCTGTTGCGCCCGGCCGACGCGGACGCGTTCGGCGCACGCGTGCGCCCGCTGTTGTCCCGCCTCCCGGATGCTCGGTGGACCGCGGACGGCATCCGGCTCCGCGCGAACGGCGCCGGCTTCGCGGAGACCGCGGAGATGATCGGCCAATTCCTCGCAAAGATCGCCGGGGCGGCGCGACCCGGGCAACGGGAGGGAGCGCTGCGGTGA
- a CDS encoding VOC family protein: MGDPVVHWEIMGKDGPKLQRFYGQLFGWKVNADNPMGYGLVDGKDAGGVGGGIGTSPDGQQQVTFYVRVNDLQAYLNKVQQLGGKTVVPPTEIPGMVTFALFADPDGNRVGLVKS, translated from the coding sequence ATGGGCGATCCGGTCGTGCACTGGGAGATCATGGGAAAGGACGGCCCAAAGCTCCAGCGGTTCTACGGCCAGCTCTTCGGATGGAAGGTCAACGCCGACAACCCGATGGGGTACGGGCTCGTCGACGGCAAAGACGCCGGCGGCGTCGGCGGGGGCATCGGCACGTCGCCGGACGGGCAGCAGCAGGTCACGTTCTACGTGCGCGTGAACGACCTCCAAGCGTACTTGAACAAAGTCCAGCAGCTGGGCGGCAAGACCGTGGTTCCGCCCACTGAGATCCCGGGTATGGTGACGTTCGCGCTCTTCGCCGATCCGGACGGCAATCGCGTCGGGTTGGTCAAGAGCTAA
- the mazG gene encoding nucleoside triphosphate pyrophosphohydrolase encodes MSIGRQGFEHLVAIMARLRAPGGCPWDREQTHASLRPYLLEETYETLEAIDAGAAEKLREELGDLLLQVVFHAQMAREAGSFTIEDVIAGLSEKLVRRHPHVFGQADAATADDVLKRWEVIKAEERAGTTEELGRAPSDGESQDGALGGLPRTLPALALAQGMQARAARAGFEWPALAQATAKVREELTELERAHAGEPPDRVAEELGDLLFTVATLPRYLGLDGEQALRAACTKFRERFARLEQTVRAGGRSLHDCTPEELAALWRAAR; translated from the coding sequence GTGAGCATCGGTCGGCAGGGGTTCGAGCACCTGGTCGCGATCATGGCGCGCCTTCGCGCGCCGGGGGGGTGCCCGTGGGACCGTGAGCAGACCCACGCATCGTTGCGGCCGTACCTGCTCGAGGAGACGTACGAGACGCTCGAGGCAATCGACGCCGGCGCCGCCGAGAAACTGCGCGAGGAACTGGGCGACCTGCTCCTTCAGGTCGTCTTTCACGCCCAGATGGCCAGGGAGGCGGGGTCGTTCACGATCGAGGACGTGATCGCCGGCCTCTCGGAAAAACTGGTGCGCCGCCACCCCCACGTGTTTGGGCAGGCGGACGCCGCGACCGCGGACGACGTCCTCAAGCGCTGGGAGGTGATCAAGGCTGAGGAGCGCGCGGGAACGACAGAGGAGCTCGGCCGCGCTCCCTCCGACGGCGAGTCCCAGGACGGCGCGCTTGGAGGCCTCCCGCGCACGCTGCCGGCGCTAGCGCTCGCGCAGGGGATGCAGGCCCGCGCGGCGCGCGCCGGGTTCGAGTGGCCCGCCCTCGCTCAGGCGACGGCCAAGGTGCGCGAGGAACTGACGGAGCTCGAGCGCGCGCACGCCGGCGAGCCGCCGGACCGCGTCGCCGAGGAGCTTGGGGACCTGCTCTTCACCGTCGCCACCCTGCCGCGATACCTGGGCCTCGATGGAGAGCAAGCGCTGCGGGCGGCATGCACGAAGTTTCGCGAGCGTTTTGCGCGTCTGGAACAGACGGTGCGCGCGGGCGGCCGGTCGCTTCACGACTGCACGCCCGAGGAACTGGCGGCGCTGTGGCGTGCGGCTCGATAA
- a CDS encoding GNAT family N-acetyltransferase, with product MANSAAVTPREDTGQGNAHGAVLIAGRTTTLRPASDADLDTLARWFGDPAFVVWWGGTPKNREEVAERYLRRDPARQAFIVEAVGMPIGYIQAWSDQPPDGGVDIVLVPEAQGRGFGVDAVRALSVHLRAAGWRQITVDPVARNHRAIAAFENAGFVKIGEQGEHVFLAFEPAHTGSA from the coding sequence TTGGCTAACTCCGCAGCCGTGACGCCACGCGAGGACACGGGACAAGGGAATGCGCACGGCGCCGTGCTGATCGCCGGAAGGACGACGACGCTGCGACCAGCGTCAGACGCGGACCTCGATACTCTGGCGCGTTGGTTCGGCGATCCAGCGTTCGTTGTGTGGTGGGGCGGCACGCCGAAGAACCGAGAAGAGGTTGCCGAACGATACCTGAGGCGCGACCCGGCACGACAGGCCTTCATCGTCGAAGCGGTGGGCATGCCAATCGGGTACATTCAAGCGTGGTCGGACCAACCGCCTGACGGAGGAGTGGACATCGTGCTCGTGCCCGAGGCGCAGGGGCGCGGGTTCGGCGTCGATGCCGTGCGCGCCCTCTCAGTGCATCTGCGTGCAGCCGGATGGCGCCAGATCACCGTGGACCCGGTCGCTCGTAACCACCGCGCGATCGCCGCGTTCGAGAATGCGGGATTCGTCAAGATTGGAGAACAAGGAGAGCACGTGTTTCTCGCGTTCGAGCCGGCTCACACCGGCTCAGCGTGA
- the glnA gene encoding type I glutamate--ammonia ligase: protein MPGKEMTAQDVVAYIKDRGIKMVDLKFVDVPGTWQHATIPASQIDDKTFKRGIGFDGSSIRGFQAIEESDMLLMPDPATAHPDPFTEIPTLSIVCNVNDPTTGKPYSRDPRYVAQKAEDYLKQSGVADVSYWGPEAEFFVFSNVQYEVLPHRMGYSIDSPEAVWNTGQPGMGNRIRTKEGYFPVPPADTLLDLRSEMSLQMEAWGIEVEMQHHEVASAGQCEIDMKYNTLTRMADSLLSYKYIVKNIARRHGMTATFMPKPLFGDNGTGMHTHQSLWKGGANLFYSEGGYAELSQDALYYVGGLLTHVDALLALCACTTNSYRRLVPHYEAPVNVAFSKRNRSAAVRIPMYFAGPAAAASKRLEFRCPDATCNPYLAFAAMLMAGLDGIKRKIDPTKAGFGPLDTNTYHLSPEDAAKIKSVPGSLGAALAALESDHEFLMEGDVFTRDLLDTWVDYKRTKELYEVDIRPVPYEFFLYYDV, encoded by the coding sequence ATGCCTGGCAAGGAGATGACCGCACAGGATGTCGTCGCGTATATCAAGGACCGCGGCATCAAGATGGTGGATCTCAAGTTCGTGGACGTGCCCGGCACGTGGCAGCACGCGACGATTCCGGCGAGCCAGATCGACGACAAAACGTTCAAGCGCGGCATCGGGTTCGACGGGAGCAGCATCCGCGGCTTCCAGGCGATCGAAGAGAGCGACATGCTCCTCATGCCCGATCCGGCGACGGCTCATCCCGACCCGTTTACGGAGATCCCGACGCTGTCGATCGTCTGCAACGTCAACGATCCCACCACGGGCAAGCCATATTCCCGCGATCCCCGGTACGTCGCGCAGAAGGCGGAGGACTACCTCAAGCAGTCGGGAGTCGCGGACGTGAGCTACTGGGGGCCGGAGGCGGAGTTCTTCGTCTTCAGCAACGTGCAGTACGAAGTGCTTCCGCACCGGATGGGCTACAGCATCGACTCCCCCGAGGCCGTCTGGAACACCGGGCAGCCCGGAATGGGCAACCGGATCCGCACCAAGGAGGGCTACTTCCCTGTTCCGCCGGCCGACACGCTGCTGGACCTGCGCAGTGAGATGTCGCTCCAGATGGAAGCGTGGGGCATCGAGGTGGAGATGCAGCACCACGAGGTCGCCTCGGCGGGGCAGTGCGAGATCGACATGAAGTACAACACGCTCACCAGGATGGCCGACAGCCTGCTGAGCTACAAGTACATCGTGAAGAACATCGCGCGACGCCACGGCATGACGGCGACGTTCATGCCGAAGCCGTTGTTTGGCGACAACGGTACCGGGATGCACACACACCAGAGCCTCTGGAAAGGCGGCGCGAACCTATTCTACAGTGAGGGCGGCTACGCGGAGTTGAGCCAGGACGCCCTCTACTACGTCGGCGGACTGTTGACGCACGTCGACGCGCTCCTCGCGCTGTGCGCGTGCACGACCAACTCGTACCGCCGGCTCGTGCCGCATTACGAAGCCCCGGTGAACGTCGCGTTCAGCAAGCGCAACCGGAGCGCGGCGGTGCGCATCCCGATGTACTTCGCCGGGCCCGCGGCCGCGGCGAGCAAGCGTCTCGAGTTCCGGTGTCCAGACGCGACGTGCAACCCGTATCTCGCGTTCGCCGCGATGCTGATGGCCGGGTTGGACGGGATCAAGCGGAAGATCGACCCGACGAAGGCGGGGTTCGGTCCGCTGGACACGAACACGTACCACCTCTCGCCCGAGGACGCGGCCAAGATCAAGAGCGTGCCGGGTTCCCTCGGCGCCGCGCTCGCGGCGCTCGAGTCAGACCACGAGTTTCTGATGGAGGGAGACGTCTTTACGCGGGACCTGCTGGACACCTGGGTCGACTACAAGCGCACGAAAGAGCTCTATGAGGTGGACATCCGACCGGTTCCGTACGAGTTCTTCCTCTACTACGACGTGTAG
- a CDS encoding crosslink repair DNA glycosylase YcaQ family protein codes for MRTPLVMSREGVARFLLHAQHLSRAAAPGRAGRVSPVVTLRKIRRLECVQIDPVAVVERNQHLVLAARLPGYDPGSLEALLRRGRVFEYWANAACIIPIEAFPVFEGTRRRFRSRLGSELRTLRPIVRRMMAALESRGPLPAREFASPERLRGAWDLSEARTKATSHALTLLFRTGALVVAKRDRAERYFDLPERAIPAGLLRDAAAMKTADADDALLEMYLHAYRVFDAGDPRFGWRAMTIAGRRDAVQRRIRDGAIVPLTISGVARQYFVLARDVPALQRHERTAAAGDDDAGFPARFLPPLDNLLWRRERIADVFGFRYLWEGYLPVARRRYGHYAMPILVGSRLVGRIDPRLDRARGRLVVRLLHLEPHVAITRGLRESLATGLEAFAKFHEAGDVEVERTYPARLRV; via the coding sequence ATGCGCACGCCGTTGGTGATGAGCCGGGAAGGGGTAGCACGGTTTCTGCTGCACGCCCAGCACCTGAGCCGTGCGGCGGCGCCAGGACGAGCCGGTCGGGTGTCCCCCGTCGTGACCCTCCGGAAGATCCGGCGGCTGGAGTGCGTGCAGATCGACCCCGTTGCGGTCGTCGAGCGCAATCAGCACCTCGTGCTGGCCGCACGCCTGCCGGGCTACGATCCGGGAAGCCTCGAGGCGCTCCTGCGGCGAGGTCGTGTGTTCGAATATTGGGCCAACGCGGCGTGCATCATTCCGATTGAAGCGTTTCCGGTGTTCGAAGGCACGCGGCGTCGGTTCCGCAGCCGCCTCGGCTCGGAGCTCCGGACGCTGCGCCCGATCGTGCGCCGGATGATGGCGGCGCTCGAGTCCCGCGGTCCGCTGCCCGCCCGCGAGTTTGCGTCCCCGGAGCGTCTCCGAGGCGCCTGGGACCTGTCGGAGGCGCGCACCAAGGCGACCTCGCACGCGCTCACGTTGCTCTTTCGAACCGGGGCCCTCGTCGTCGCGAAACGCGACCGCGCGGAGCGGTATTTTGATCTGCCGGAGCGCGCGATCCCGGCAGGTCTGCTCCGGGACGCCGCGGCGATGAAGACCGCGGATGCCGACGACGCCCTGTTGGAGATGTATCTGCACGCGTATCGAGTGTTCGACGCCGGTGACCCGCGGTTCGGTTGGCGCGCCATGACCATCGCGGGACGCCGCGACGCCGTCCAACGGCGGATCCGCGACGGGGCGATCGTGCCGCTGACGATCAGCGGCGTGGCGCGGCAGTACTTCGTGCTGGCGCGCGACGTGCCCGCGCTCCAGCGCCATGAGCGCACCGCGGCGGCGGGCGACGATGACGCTGGCTTCCCCGCGCGCTTTCTGCCGCCGCTCGACAACCTGCTCTGGCGGCGCGAGCGGATCGCGGACGTGTTCGGCTTTCGGTACCTGTGGGAAGGGTATCTGCCGGTAGCCCGGCGACGATACGGACACTACGCGATGCCGATCCTGGTCGGATCGAGGTTGGTCGGACGCATCGACCCTCGCCTGGACCGGGCGCGTGGGCGTCTCGTCGTGCGGCTGCTTCATCTCGAACCCCACGTCGCGATCACGCGCGGTCTCCGCGAGAGCTTGGCGACCGGCCTCGAGGCGTTTGCGAAGTTCCACGAGGCCGGCGACGTCGAGGTGGAGCGAACGTATCCCGCGCGGCTGCGGGTGTGA
- a CDS encoding metalloregulator ArsR/SmtB family transcription factor: protein MGTPALDTALRAIAEPRRRRILELVWDAERSAGEIASQFEVTRPAVSQHLRVLVDAGLLAERRDGARRLYRARPEGLAELRAFLETFWDENLARLKQAAETEQRRPIRRGARRPR, encoded by the coding sequence ATGGGGACTCCCGCGCTCGACACTGCTCTTCGCGCGATCGCCGAGCCCCGGCGGCGCCGGATCCTCGAATTGGTCTGGGACGCCGAACGTTCCGCGGGCGAGATCGCCTCACAGTTTGAGGTCACGCGTCCCGCGGTCTCGCAGCACCTGCGCGTCCTCGTCGACGCGGGCCTGCTCGCGGAGCGCCGCGACGGCGCGCGCCGGCTGTACCGGGCGCGCCCCGAGGGGTTGGCCGAGTTGCGGGCCTTCCTGGAGACGTTCTGGGACGAGAACCTCGCGCGGCTCAAGCAGGCCGCGGAGACCGAACAAAGGAGGCCGATCCGCCGTGGCGCCCGACGCCCCCGATAG
- a CDS encoding DUF488 domain-containing protein, translating into MTPQRRTMVCTIGFTRTTAEHFFERLLNAGVQKVMDVRLHNTSQLAGFAKAGDLEYFLRKIGNVRYTHEPLLAPTDEIMKTYKQQKGDWSAYRARFFALMRARRVEDQIRPEMLEGACLLCSEATPEHCHRRLVCEYLNEKWHGILSVTHL; encoded by the coding sequence ATGACACCTCAACGGCGCACCATGGTATGCACCATCGGGTTCACGAGGACTACAGCCGAGCACTTCTTCGAGCGCTTGCTCAACGCCGGTGTCCAGAAAGTCATGGACGTGCGCCTCCATAACACGTCACAGCTCGCCGGCTTTGCCAAGGCCGGGGATCTCGAGTATTTCCTCAGAAAGATTGGCAACGTTCGCTACACCCATGAGCCGCTGCTCGCTCCCACGGACGAGATCATGAAGACCTACAAACAACAAAAAGGCGACTGGAGCGCATACCGAGCCCGATTCTTCGCCCTGATGAGAGCACGCAGAGTCGAAGACCAGATCCGTCCCGAGATGTTAGAGGGTGCGTGCCTCCTTTGCTCCGAGGCGACACCCGAACATTGTCATCGGCGGCTGGTGTGCGAATACCTCAACGAGAAATGGCACGGCATCCTCTCGGTGACGCACCTCTGA
- a CDS encoding NAD+ synthase yields the protein MAPRFRVAMAQINTTVGDFDGNTRKIIERLEEAQTLGADIVSFPELAVPGYPPEDLLLKADFIQENLSCLEEIAKHATTTAAVVGFADSGDHLYNAAAVLHDGRIAGVYRKMRLPNYGVFDEKRYFQPGIESPVFVIHGVPVGVTICEDVWAPGGPLLAQALAGALVAVNINGSPYSAGKWRVREEMLKTRARDYALAIAYNNLVGGQDELVFDGMGLVVGPAGVVVARGPAFDEALIVSDLDVEAIRGIRRYNPIRTPDALREEGTRAPVYTLSTAPPSAPRPPISRALLAAPQDELEEVYRALVLGTRDYVRKNGFQGVAIGLSGGVDSSLVACIAVDALGAADVHGVTMSSRFTADESRRYAAVLTDALGIQALDLPIDTIVGGYETTLTGAFRGRARDITEENLQARTRGNLLMALSNKFGWLVLTTGNKSEMSVGYATLYGDMAGGFAVIKDVPKTLVYRLVRWRNAHAGRELVPQGVIDRVPTAELRERQTDQDTLPPYETLDAILEAYVENDRSADEIASDGFDPDVVARVIAMVDHSEYKRRQAPPGVKITPKAFGKDRRLPITNQYRGRRRLPSTTPSTV from the coding sequence ATGGCGCCGCGATTCCGGGTCGCGATGGCCCAGATCAACACCACGGTCGGCGATTTCGACGGCAACACGCGCAAGATCATCGAGCGCCTGGAGGAAGCACAAACCCTGGGCGCGGACATCGTGTCGTTCCCCGAACTTGCGGTGCCCGGCTACCCACCGGAGGACCTGCTCCTCAAGGCCGACTTTATCCAGGAGAACCTCTCCTGCCTGGAAGAGATCGCGAAACACGCGACCACGACAGCCGCCGTCGTCGGGTTCGCCGACTCCGGCGATCACCTGTACAACGCGGCCGCGGTGCTGCACGACGGCCGGATCGCGGGCGTGTACCGCAAGATGCGGCTCCCGAACTACGGGGTGTTCGACGAGAAGCGGTACTTCCAGCCGGGGATCGAGAGCCCGGTGTTTGTGATCCACGGTGTCCCGGTCGGCGTGACGATCTGCGAGGATGTCTGGGCGCCGGGCGGGCCTCTCCTCGCCCAGGCGCTCGCCGGCGCGCTCGTGGCCGTCAACATCAACGGCTCACCGTACTCCGCGGGAAAGTGGCGCGTGCGCGAGGAGATGCTGAAGACGCGCGCGCGCGACTACGCCCTGGCGATCGCGTACAACAACCTCGTGGGCGGTCAGGACGAGTTGGTGTTCGATGGGATGGGCCTGGTCGTCGGGCCGGCAGGGGTCGTGGTCGCCCGCGGGCCGGCGTTTGACGAGGCGCTGATCGTCAGCGACCTGGACGTTGAAGCGATCCGGGGTATCCGCCGGTACAATCCGATCCGCACGCCGGACGCGCTGCGCGAAGAAGGGACCCGGGCGCCGGTCTACACGCTCTCGACCGCGCCGCCGTCCGCGCCACGCCCGCCGATCTCCCGCGCGCTGCTGGCCGCCCCCCAGGACGAACTCGAGGAAGTGTACCGCGCGCTCGTCTTGGGCACGCGGGACTACGTGCGCAAGAACGGGTTTCAGGGCGTGGCGATCGGGTTGAGCGGCGGCGTGGACTCCTCGCTCGTCGCGTGCATCGCGGTCGACGCGCTCGGCGCAGCCGACGTGCACGGCGTCACAATGTCCTCCCGGTTCACCGCCGATGAGAGCCGGCGATACGCAGCGGTGCTGACGGACGCGCTCGGCATCCAGGCCCTCGACCTGCCGATCGACACGATCGTCGGCGGGTACGAGACGACGCTCACCGGGGCCTTTCGCGGACGGGCACGCGATATTACGGAGGAGAACCTGCAGGCCCGCACACGCGGGAATCTCTTGATGGCGCTCTCGAACAAATTCGGCTGGCTCGTCCTCACGACCGGCAACAAGAGCGAGATGAGCGTCGGCTACGCCACGCTGTACGGCGACATGGCCGGCGGGTTCGCGGTGATCAAGGATGTGCCGAAAACGCTCGTGTACCGCCTGGTGCGCTGGCGAAATGCCCACGCGGGACGCGAGCTCGTCCCCCAGGGCGTGATCGACCGTGTCCCGACGGCCGAGTTGCGCGAGCGCCAGACCGACCAGGACACGCTCCCGCCGTACGAGACGCTCGACGCGATCCTCGAAGCGTACGTGGAGAACGACCGTTCGGCCGATGAGATCGCATCCGACGGCTTCGACCCGGACGTCGTCGCGCGGGTCATCGCCATGGTGGACCACAGCGAATACAAGCGGCGCCAGGCCCCGCCGGGCGTGAAGATCACGCCCAAGGCGTTCGGGAAGGACCGCCGCCTGCCGATCACCAATCAGTACCGGGGCCGCCGGCGCCTCCCGAGCACAACACCCTCCACGGTGTGA